The Oncorhynchus gorbuscha isolate QuinsamMale2020 ecotype Even-year linkage group LG04, OgorEven_v1.0, whole genome shotgun sequence genome includes the window ATTCAACCCTCTCAGATCTGAAGACGTTCCTAGGAGGTATGTCGACAATGTTGGCCATCTGGGAACTTGCCTTCCATGGAGCACACACTTCTGAGCCAGACTGTGTAGTACGCTGAGGGGGGAGGGGACAGAAAGCAGGCTGGATAGGGATTGGCCAGGGAGCAGAGAGGTGGGACAGATGATAGGTGGGGCCACAGCAGGCTGGGTGGCAGGTGGCATCATCAGAACCTGGCACAGACACAAGACCCATCACATCTCAGTCAACTACTGCCTCAGACAGATGCCTTTAatctgtgtgtgtcactcactgaGTGTAGCAGACGTAGAGCCTGGATCTCTGCTTGTGTGTTTCCCAACTGCCTGTAGACCAGGATGCTCTGgtgcagcgcacacacacacctcacgtCCGTCTCCAACGCCTTCCTATAACACTGCATAGCACTGTGTGGACGACCCTACACATAAACACATATCAGTtgtcatcactctctctctcaccatgcgTCTGAAGGGCTTGTGAGGTGTGTGTTTTTACCGTGCGGCTGAGGCAGAGGCCTGTGAGAGTGTGTATCTGGGCCAGCAGTTCTCTGGGGGCCAATGGGGAGGGGTCTCTCTGAAGAACAGTCAGGGCCTCTGAACACCGCCCCTCACACAGCAGCTCAGCACCTGCAAAGGTAAGGACAGGTAAGGGTTAAACCTCTCTGACCTTGGACAGGTAAAGGTTAATCTAACCAGCATGGGGAGCTCTGAATGGTTCAGACCTTGAGCGATGACAGTGCAGATGAGAAGGAGGTCTTTTAGATCCCTGGGGTGCACTAGCACCCCTGGCCTGACTGCACTCCTCTCCACAGCCACCTCTACTGCCTTCAGTCCCTCAGAGAGCGATTGCAGCTCTTCCTGCAGACAGAAGGAACCAGAAAAACATGAATATTTGTGATGTGATGTCAGTGTGTAACAGTAAAGAACTATTGTTTTAAGACCTAATTTCTGATTACTTCATCATGACCTAATACGCCAATCCTAGTGTTTTACACACAGAGAAATCCAATAACAggttggtcacacacacacactacctgcaGCTCCTGTATGTGCCCCAGTCTGCAGGTAGACAGCCAGAGAGCCCAGCTCAGACAGAGCAGATGCAGAGCACAGGAGCGCAGGGAAGGTGTGGAACCCAGGGACTTTAGAACCATACACCAGAACACTGGGGGGTTGGGAGGTGGACGATCACAACCTACAGCATCGAGAGCTGCACAAAGTATAGGGGGTgaggtgagagagatgggggaagagggCAAAGATAGATGTGTGTGTTTCCTacctgtgtgagtgtgcgtgtgtttcATACCTCTCTCCAGACTGTGTGTGAGGAGATGCTCTGCCTCAGTGAGTTGTGTCTGACTGAAGGAGAACAGACAGCAGTTATACACCACTGTCAACTCCAACTGGACATGGGCCGGCACCGCAAGTACACCTGGAGGTGAGGGGgcggaaagggatggagaggaggtgagggggcggaaagggatagatggaggtgagggggcggagggatggagggggcggaaagggatggagaggaggtgagggggcggaaagggatggagaggaggtgagggggcggaaagggatggagaggaggtgagggggcggaaagggatggagagggtggtgagggggtgagggggcaaagggatggagaggaggtgagggggcggcaagggatggagaggaggtgagagggcggaaagggatggagaggaggtgagggaaggtggggtggatggagagaggagaggggggggggtgaggggagACTTATCTGTAGAATACTTTTTTGTGGGGTGCTAGCTTAAATTAAATGCCATCTTAGATATTGCACCTTGTATTTTCTGTAATAGTTTGTGACTCTCCACGTAGCACCACTTCAGTAGTGTCAGACCCTGTTCCCGAGTTACTGCGTCTCCTCTGTCACGATGTTGCTGAAAAGACACGTTTGTTAGGGTGCTGTCACACAACCGAACAGTGCTGCTTAATTTTCTGTGCAATGTTAATGCAACAAAGGAACTCAGACCCTTAGAAAAGAGCCCTGTAGCGAACCGAACTGAGACCATCTCCAGAAGTGGTCTGAGTTTGGTACACTTAAATTCCACGGACCATTTTCCTTTTTCAGGTTTGCATGTTATTATTCCCACACCACACAATAGGCTACTGCAACACGGTTTCCCTGCCAAATCCCCTCACATTGGTGCCACCATCCatttggcgacagattttcatgtgaacaTAGACAAAAtgtgcataaaaacaatatgcgcATTTTCCTACCAGAGATGGGTTTCcgtcaaattgacttgttgcggagaaaaggctgtgcgtgatgcCGTAGTGCACATAAACTACCCTTCCGGTTCAATTCCAATGTACCGAATATAAAATACAAGCTAAATGATTTTCCACAAATGTTCAACTCTACTGTTTGCGTTATATAACGTGTGCCCCCTCTGGTATTGGCaagtgcgctctagccaacagcttgcagatacaaAGCTGGTATTGCCCACTACATTAGATTATTTTTGACAAAATAgcgatcatgtcaccagaataatacactcaatatttattggaaaggagcaccAAGCTCATCACCCTGTGAAATTGCCAtaacttatttaatctgtagcctaataaatgAGACGGGTGCATTTGTGACCCGCAATTTGGGGCGTTCCTTCATCTTTATACTTCTAttggtcattttttaaattagaatAATCGGGAGGCGGGGCACTCTAGTACAGTAGGTGCCGTTAATGAAAAATAAAAAGTTGGAGGTCAGTGATTGTTTGGTAaatagacaaaaaaaaaaaacttggtcgaccaacagcctaacagccgcaaataaatatataaacatttttATGGCACACGAGAAACCTGTCTGATTCACACTTCTcggagtggactaatccattgtggaggctgCGGGAATGActcaccagtagtacatttaccgtTAATTCCCAGCTACTGTCATTTCTATTAaataggctcccgagtggcgcagcggtctaaggcaatgcatctcagtggtagaggagtcactacagactctggttcgattccaggctgtatcacaaccggctgtgattgggagtcccatagagcggcgctCAATTGGCACAGCGTCATCCGGTAAACTGGCAAAAGAGTTGAGTTTTCATTCAAAGGCAAGGACAATGTGAATACAAAGAACAGTGTTTTACCACAGAGTTCACTTTAAAGAGGCTATGGAAGcagttacactgaacaaaaatataaaacgcgaCATGCagcataaggaaatcagtcaattgaaataaattaattaggccttaatatatgaatttcacatgactgggaatacagatacagtgccttgcgaaagtattcggcccccttgaactttgcgaccttttgccccATTTTAGGCTTCAAAcctaaagatataaaactgtatttttttttgaagaatcaacaacaagtgggacacaatcacgaagtggaacgacatttattggatatttcaaagttttttaacaaatcaaactgaaaaattgggcgtgcaaaattattcagcccccttaagttaatactttgtagcgccaccttttgctgcgattacagctgtaagtcgcttggggtatgtctctatcggttttgcacattgagagactgaaattttttcccattcctccttgcaaaacagctcgagctcagtgaggttggatggagagcatttgtgaacagcagttttcagttctttccacagattctcgattggattcaggtctggactttgaccattgtaacacctggatatgtttatttttgaaccattccattgtagattttgctttatgttttggatcattgtcttgttggaagacaaatctccgtcccagtctcaggtcttttgcagactccatcaggttcttccagaatggtcctgtatttggctccatccatcttcccatcaattttaaccatcttccctgtccctgctgaagaaaagcaggcccaaaccatgatgctgccaccaccatgtttgacagtggggatagggtgttcagggtgatgagctgtgttgcttttacgccaaacataacgttttgcattgttgccaaaaagttcaattttggtttcatctgaccagagcaccttcttccacatgtttggtgtgtctcccaggtggcttgtggcaaactttaaacaacactttttatggatatctttaagaaatgtctttcttcttgccactcttccataaaggccatatttgtgcaatatacgattgattgttgtcctatggacagagtctcccacctcagctgtagatctccgcagttcatccagagtgatcatgggcctcttggctgcatctctgatcagtcttctccttgtatgagctgaaagtttagagggacggccaggtcttggtagatttgcagtggtctgatacttccatttcaatattatcgcttgcacagtgctccttgggatgtttaaagcttgggaaatctttttgtatccaaatccggctttaaacttcttcacaacagtatctcgtacctgcctggtgtgttccttgttcttcatgatgctctctgcgcttttaacggacctctgagactatcacagtgcaggtgcatttatacggagacttgattacacacaggtggattgtatttatcatcattagtcatttaggtcaacattggatcattcagagatcctcactgaacttctggagagagtttgctgcactgaaagaaaaggggctgaataattttgcacgcccaatttttccgtttttgatttgttaaaaaaagtttgaaatatccaataaatgtcgttccacttcatgattgtgtcccacttgttgttgattcttcacaaaaacatacagttttatatctttatgtttgaagcctgaaatgtggcaaaaggtcgcaaagttcaagcactgtatgcatctgttggtcacagatacatttttttttaaagattgtgGCGTGGatctgaaaaccagtcagtatctggtgcgacatatcctttgcatagagttgatcaggctatttttattttacctttatttaactaggcgagtcagttaagaacaaattcttattttcaatgatgacctaggaacggtaggttaactgccttatttaggggcagaacgacagatttgtaccttgtcagctcgggtgtttgaacttgcaaccttccggttacaagtccaacgctctaaccgctaggctac containing:
- the fancg gene encoding Fanconi anemia group G protein isoform X1, with protein sequence MSRVSAPCLLDRWTEENNAIVDKWKQHRDRGDAVTREQGLTLLKWCYVESHKLLQKIQGVLAVPAHVQLELTVVYNCCLFSFSQTQLTEAEHLLTHSLERALDAVGCDRPPPNPPVFWCMVLKSLGSTPSLRSCALHLLCLSWALWLSTCRLGHIQELQEELQSLSEGLKAVEVAVERSAVRPGVLVHPRDLKDLLLICTVIAQGAELLCEGRCSEALTVLQRDPSPLAPRELLAQIHTLTGLCLSRTGRPHSAMQCYRKALETDVRCVCALHQSILVYRQLGNTQAEIQALRLLHSVLMMPPATQPAVAPPIICPTSLLPGQSLSSLLSVPSPLSVLHSLAQKCVLHGSVSEGVEHYLDLLAALQSDHQLSQGFSEAPSLPRLPELYLEAGSSLLTAQRPTDCLALCDEVISTTLELLPERLLLEEPMEASVPGSPDKLGLGQDRLGVVLWSGAAYLLQAHCYSHLKDWKQAVTHYTRCINLLMKVSVKQKGCVKLELGVRTLQRLKGLALAGRGISFTHRDQKRESLRDLQLSLQAAPGCASAGLWLTEVLWRLGRRQEAAAFWEKTQSSSTAPSLEGVPLYLLDPQTDPSLDLTDLRRRVEEFINAQHS